Genomic segment of Vidua macroura isolate BioBank_ID:100142 chromosome 17, ASM2450914v1, whole genome shotgun sequence:
CTGAACCAGACACATCCTTTGCCTTGCATTACTGTTAAGATCTCTGGTTACAACAAGCTAGAAACTTCTTTTCCAAACAGGATTTACTACTGACTCCGTGCTGTCTGCTGTGCAAGTGCCTCCCCTGCCaggacagcaggaggaaggagagaggctCCTCGTGGTTTCTCTTTCTGTTCCGCATAGCCCTGGCAATATTTACAGCTGCATTTAGGTgtctggggctggggggggagAAGCCTTCAGTTTATAAATAATCCTCTCTGGTGTTTGGGTGATTTTCATAGTTTCCATTCATTTCAGATTTCACCAAAACCTGCGCTTTGTGGCTTGACAGCCAGGACATGACTGGCTGCTTGCTCTTCGGGAGTTAACGGTTGTTCATTCATTCCTGCCCTGCCAAGCCCAGCTCGCTCACCAAGCACCCTGTGCCCCATGACAATCATCCTTTGGAAACCACAATGCCAACCCCTGGGCACAAACACTTTGCAGAGACAGGAACTGCAGGAGGGAGAGCCAGGCAACATCTCACACCAGGGGCAAAGCAGCCGAGCCACTGAGCTTCCTTTGGGAAAGGTCAGGATCCACCCAGCGTGGTGCAAACAGACACCAGCAATTCAGTGACAGACCCTGATAAACTCCTCATCTACCCTCATATCCCACTGAGGGCCAAGGAAGTTGTGGGCTCAAGGGAATGCAGGAGTGGAGCTTGGCAGGCTCTTAATTTTGTTGGTCTACTGAGGAGACAAAGAGGGAACTGGCAGCCAAGCTTTGCTGCTCAACTGAGCACCTGAGGCTTTGCTCAGAAGCCAGAGAGCAGCCCCAGTTGTGGTGCTCAGGTAAAGGTGGTGCTCAGGTAAACACATTCTGCAAAACCCACATTTCCAGTGATTCTGCTGCAGCAATGACTGAATTCAATTAAATTCTTGTTTACTGATGCTTGCAAATAATGATATATAATCCCCTGCCTCCAGCCTTCCATTCTCCTGGTTCCTGTCTCTTGGCAActgataaataatttataatgttCTCCACTGTATGTGCcaactgcagctctgctggtttAATGATGAAACCAATGCCTAGGAACTGCAACAGGAACTGTCTAGATCACAAGGAACATGTAATCAGTCGATCCCACACTCCTCTGGATGTGAAACCAAAAGCAAACtgttggaaaaaagaaatgttttcaagaGTTGCGGCTGTGGGGTAGGAAGGGCACCCAGAAAACTGCAGATAATCTGCAAGGTGCTCCTGCCAACAAGAGGGGTTTTAACGGGCTTCAccactctgctcttctctgctccCATGCGTGGCAGGACTCGCCAGAGGCTGCTTTTATTGGCAACTTCTCTCCTGCACTCCCATGCAAAAGTCTCTGCATTCACATCtcaaggtgctgctgctctgggggctgTGAAAGCTCTTGCAGCCCCCGTGCAAGGAGAGCtattaaaaagcagcatttggTCTATGCAGACTACTGTGGCTCTTGCCCCAAAGAAGGGGAGACCCTTCCTTTCGTGGCAGATGTTTGTCAGGgctttccagcagagctgtaaCCGCTGGCGAGAAGCGGCGTGTTTGAACCACACACAGCACACGTACACTGGGTGTGCACTATTGTGGCAACACAGCCTCTTACATCCATAAACTCATCGGAATGAGATTATCCAGGCAGTTGGCAACTGCGGCCATAAGGGCAGAGGAATGAAAGTTTTATTgttagcagatttttttttttccttgaaaaaaaaaaaaaaaagaaacaaaacacccccaaaaaaacgagcagagagcagggaagggatgaaGTATTGCTGTTGACAAAGGCCAAAATCCCATCTATTTATATTAGAGTCACACAAAAACCACACCAGGGCAGTGctcaaaagctttaaaaaatgcacCTACTTTCTTAATGCtcttagaaaataataataaaaaaccttATCAATATTCACTTTCTGAGATGGTGCAAAAAAAGAGCTGCATCAATCATTAAACAGTTAAATGAGGGCAGTATGACAGTCACTATTGTTCTCGTGAAGCACACTTGTCTTTTGCCGAGCAGCTGCCAGATCCTATTAGATGTATAAAAAGAGGACTTTTCTAACCGAGTAGGGATGGTATAAGCTATTGAAAACAGCAGACAAAAGCCCACTTTTGCAGACTATTCAAGCCTTGTATAACATCTGTCCAAAATCAATTTTTGACCTAATGTTACTTTCATTAAGTAACAGACTTTGTTTCCAATGCAATTTGTTTTCTAGGATAAAACTGTATCCTAAGCGTTATTACGTGGGAAATGGcacagaggaagcagaggaTCTTATTTGAGAAACATGAGAGCAGAATTTGCTTAATTGTTTTGACACCTTAAGTACTATAATAGAGAAactattttccatttatttgaaTTCCTGTGAATTCTTGAAGCTGGCAAAGCAGTGAGCAATGCACTAGGTTTATTATGACTAAGATTTACTAAGGATAAAGAAGGATCTTTGGGAATTACATTAAAGCTGACAAATGCACAAAACTTCTGAAATCACCAGAAATAAAGTACTCTGAACATTAACAACAGCTGTTGAAACTGTCCACTCTTGACGGCGAAGGCctttttcacacattttaaataatgaggAAGTTGATTTGTGAATCTGATTTCAAACAGACCGTTAGGAATCATTTCCACTTACCCAAAGGGTCTCTGAATGAAGGCTGGGTGTAGCTGCTGCACACCTATGgtaaaacctgaaaataaaagttcagaaaaaaaaagaaatattaatgaatGGCATCCATTGTACCATTCAACTCCTAACACACAGGCAGAATTACACCACACGTCTTTGCATGTGATCTGCTATGCATGTGAGCAAATTCAGAGCCCCATTTAGAAACAAGTTAAATTTAACATGCATATGTGATATGCACGAGGAGCAGATGGGAATTCACGATGAAAGCCCAGTGTGAACGTGCTGTTATGGAACACACAATGGGGTGTAAAGCCTTATTTTACACACTGGGTACTGTGGTCATTAAACCAAAGGGAGAAATGACACAGTGGATCTTACTGTTCATTCTCATGTAACAAAGAGGTTAACGGGCAAACAGATCTGCCGTGGAAGGAAACAGCTTTAACACAGTTATATGAACTTTGGTGAGTAATATTAGTGCAGCAAGGCTGAGGAAGAAGATACAGCAGAGAGGTAACTGGACTACACAGTGCCCTCAGCCAATAATCAGAACTATGGGGGACAGATAAATGTGCATCGTCAGATCAGATGATTCCAGCCCGAGGAACTTGTTTCCTTGTCTCACAAGTTATTCTAATACAGAGAGATGGGATCTCCTGGATGCCTCACCAGTTTGAATACTCCTTGGTTTTGCTCCCAAATACGCCAGGTTCACATTTGCTTTCCTGCCGTCAATGATGGGGTTTGGGTCTTTGCAGgctctttcagcagctgctctgtctgcCATGGTCACCTGGAATCGAGCACAGCCTTGTTTGTAGCAACAGTGCTTTGTAAACACTCCAGCAACAGGCACTAAGTGGAGTTTATTTATTGTTCTATTTTGAATCGGGAGCTGAACTCCCTTCGTGCAGCCCCGCTTGCACGGCGAGATGGGAAGGGCTGCTGGGACTCGATGGAAAAGCGGGCGCTCCCCCCGCGCCCGGTTTCCCCGCTGGGCCGGTGCCAgctgctctcccctgcccttCCACCTCCTCCCCGTGCCTTTTTCAAGGTGGAGCCCTTCCCAAAACCCCCGGCGCAgaggagctcagggcagctgcgGGCGGGATGCGGGGACCCGCACGGACATCGGGAGGGGGAAGCAGGTGCTGAAACGAACGGCACTGCCTCGGCTAACACGGGGGGGGGCTCCTCCCgggcccccagcccagcttttGTCCTGACCGAGCCCCTCGTTCCCGCAGCGGGCACAAGCTCCGCGGCAGCCACGGGACGGGCGGCGGCTCCGCAGCGCCCGGCACCGGGGGGTCCGCCCGGCCACGCCGGGAGTTTGTCCGGCCACGCCGGGAGTTTGTCCGGCCACGCCGGGGCTTTGTCCGGCCACGCCGGCGGGCTCGCCAGCGCGGGGCTCCGCTGCCGGCGCCTTCCCCGGCGCACGGGGGGCAGCGAGGGCAGCGCCCGTCCCGCCGCGGAGCGGAGCGGCACTTACAAAGCCGTATCCTCGGGATTTGCCGGTCTGCCGGTCCGTGATCACCACCGCCTCCTCGATGTCCCCGAAGACCTCGAAGTACTTCCTGAGGGAGGAGTCGGTGGTGTGGTAGGGCAGCCCCCCGACGAAGATCTTGGTGAAGGTGGTGTCCTTCTGCACGGTGTGCATGGTGCCGGGAGCGGCCGGCCCCGGCCGGCATCCACGCCGAGCAGAGCCGcgccccgccgagcccccccGCGGCGGCCGAAGGcagcggagcggcggcgggtCCCGGGGCCCTACAGCCGCCTCATGGCCGCGCCTGGAGCCGgagcgcggccccgcgcccgcccgccggTGCCGGTGAGTagcggccgccccgccgccgccgccgcctttGTAGggccgcgcggccccgccccgccgccgcgcaGGGGCGCTCGGGGCGCGTAGTCCGGCCCCGCCCGGGGGtccccgcggcccggcccgcacCGAGCCCCCGGCCCGCTCCGAGCCCCCGGCAGCGCCGCACGCACCGCGGCGCCCTGCGGCCGGCCCTCGGAGCGGGCCCCGCAAgccccggcggctcccggggagcggggccgggcgggcgagGGCAGCGCTCCGGCGGGAGCCCGCCAAAGATCCCGCCTGGGCAGCGGGTGTCCCGCGCCCCCAGCCCGCCGCTGTTGCACAACCATCGCAACGGCGAGGGCTTGGTCGCTGGCAGGCTCGGGCACGGGGACAAAGCCGTGCGGCAGCTGGCAGCCTTTGTGGCGCGCAGGGTGGCAAAGGCGCGGTCGAAGACCGGGCAGGAGGAAGGGGCGGTGTTGAACCGAATCGCAAAGGAGAAACAGCCAGGGAGGGGGTCAAGGAGTGAACAAAGGTTCAGAACTATCTTTCTCAAGCAGGTTCTTAAGCCTCCTGCTTCTCCACTGGGCAGCTGGATATGTACCTGTGCAGcctctggggacaggggtgCACCGCTCCCATTGCCACTGGTAGTCAGCAGTGGGGTTCTCCACTGTCCTCCTTCTGCATTTTGTTCCATGAAAggagaggcagctcctgctgtgaaGTGCCACTGCCTTTGACTTGACCTGCAGGTTTCTGCCCAAACCTGCGACTGAACCCTGGGAGAGTTGTTACTATAGCACAGCCCCGTATTTGCTGCGTGTACCCCTTGGTCCAtaactgcaggaaaacaaaagctacTTGGTACTTCAGAACCCACCACTGGGGAACTCCAGTGTGGTGGGGTGCTTGTAATGCTTTAATTGCTCCTCTCACGCATCACTTGGAGTTTGGGGTGTGGGAAAGGATCCCAAAAATCATTATTCGTTCATACTTTCCATCACCCAGAATCTCAAGAACTGCCCCTGTGCCTTAGGTTTatcatttctcagaaaaa
This window contains:
- the RBM38 gene encoding RNA-binding protein 38; protein product: MHTVQKDTTFTKIFVGGLPYHTTDSSLRKYFEVFGDIEEAVVITDRQTGKSRGYGFVTMADRAAAERACKDPNPIIDGRKANVNLAYLGAKPRSIQTGFTIGVQQLHPAFIQRPFGLTPHYVYPQAIIQPSVVIPTPVQSITSPYIDYTAASQAYSQYTTAAYDQYPYAASPAAGFVGYGYTGTVQPPITASTPAAPAAAFVQYQPQQLQPDRMQ